The segment aacacCCACAGTTCAGAACTAAGAAAAATTGGACAGGAAAATCGGTATGTTTTATGATCTGCGTAAAGTTTTTAATGTAGTTTAAGATAAAAATATCAGTGCTAAAATGATAGGTACTTGAAAGCAAACAGAAGATTCAGAATGCAGTGACTTACTAAGCTTCCCCAGAGATCTTACTGTCAGGTTTTCTAGCTAGAATTTACATTGTGGTGTGTTTCAGTGGAGGGATGGTGGGGAGAATCCCAAATAAAGGCCACCATCCATTAACAAAAGGCAGCGTGATGGCTTATCCTGAAAATCCCATTTTCGCCAAGCGGCCACACCACAACAATCCGTGAATACAGAAACCAACTTAAAGAAATGTACAGAAGTCCTCTGGTGCCCTTCAGTAAGCTCTGCGGCACTCGTACGCCCCCCAGGTCAGGCTTCCATCTTCTTTGGTCCATGGAGAAGGGTCCTGGAGGGCAGAGGTGTCTGCCCCCTCGTCTGGGGAGAAGGGCCCCACCTTGGGTGGTGGGTCATTGGACATCGTCATGAAAGAGGTGAAGGGGTAGGGGGCCGGGGTGGGGTACCCCTGCGTGTGGTACAGATCCTCCAGTGCGTGCAGTGAGTAGGGCTGAACCCCAGCCAGGGGGGCCCCCCAGCTCGAGCTCCGGTGCTGGGCGGTGCTCCCCAACTCCAGCTGGGAGAGGCAGCTCGTGCTGGGGGCCAGGCTCTGCAGGGCGTCGGCTGGCACGGGGTCTGGCTGGCTGAGGCCTTCCGGCACTGTCTGTTCCCACGAGTCCCTCTGAGGAGGATGGAAAGATCACTGAGGTTAGTCATCAGGTGGCAGTCTGATGGGGACAGATTTCCTTCCCAACGTGGGGTGCTGCTGGCCCATGGTTTCTAGAGCAGACTGGGTGTCCTCCCTCTGCTGTCCGAAGCCTCCTTGCCAGGCAGCTTTCCCCTCTGGTGTGTGAAGTGAAAGTTTTAGTTCCTGTCTTAATTTAGAATTAGATTTATCTCTATCTCTCCatgtctacctacctacctacctacctatcgaGTCCATTCCCTAGAAGacaatattaaatgaataaaacatgaaaataataaacCGAACATTTAGACGACATTTCATCATTCACTCCTGGAAGGGGTAAGCCTCTAAACTGCTCAGTGGGCTTCTAAGCCAACTAGGAAGGCTACCCTGCCCTCAGTGAGCAGAGGTAGGAGCCTCGcaggctgggagctgggaagaTTTGGGCTTGGTTCATGGCTGGGCCACTTACCGCCTTTCTGACTCTGAGTAcctcagtttgttcatctgtaaaatggggctttAGTAACTATATCCTTAATTGTTGCAAATATTAAATGATCATATAAGTTACTGGCTGGCGTAGATACTCAGTAATGTTAATTACCACTCTCCCAAGTCCTGTTTTGTCTAAAATCCCATCTTCAGAGATTCATTCCTTTGTGGTTAAGGGCTTTACAgttttgtataagaaagttaTTAGTATTCTTCTTTATGAACTCACCTCACGAAAGACTGAGAGAGAACAAGAAGAGGTTAGAAATCTGGGGGGTCcgggaggagaggcgaggggggAGGGACGGGGGGaaggggagatgggggaggggcggtggggagaagtgagggggaggggcggggaggtgggggtaGGAGAGGTGGGGAGGTTAGGGGGTCGGAGGAGAGAGGCATCCAGATGCACCTGCCCTGGCTGACAGTCTAGCTGTGTCTGAGAGGTGACTTCATGGTTCTTCCTTTACGTGCAGGACGAGAGATGGGGAAGCATCTGGTAACATCGTTAGCGTACTAATAAAATGGATATAAATCCTATTTGATTAGTCGTCCCCGCCTACACGTCTGGCTCGAGCCTCCTGCGGCCTTGGCGGGCACGGATCTTCCAGGAAGGCTCCCCGGGCGAGGGTCCCGGCGGAGCGGCGGGTCCTGCCACCTCCGGGGCAGCGCGAGCCGCCGCGGGGGTCTCCAGGGCAGGCACCCTCGGCCTCGGCCCGGCTGGCTGCCGGGGGAGCCCCGATCTCAGTCaccgcaccccacccccacaccaaGCCTCCGCCTCCTCTCTCACCAGCACGAAGTGCGCGGACTCGCCGGGGaagggcggcggcagcagcggcggcaggGCCGAGGCGCCGAACAGGGCGCCGCCGCCGGGGCTCAGGGCGGCGGGCCGGTGGTCCCCGCAGGGCTCCGGGAAGCCGGGGTCCAGGAGCGCCGCGTGGCCCTGCCCTGCCGCGGGCTCGCAGGCGAAGGGCTTCGCCACGCCCGGGCTGCAGGCGTCGCTGGCAAACTGCTTAGTGCTGTGGAAGTCCGAGTCCGACAGGAAGGACCTCCGGACGCCGTAGTAACCGGACATCACCGGCGAACCTGCTGCCAGGGGAAAGACACAGCGGCCAGGACTTCCTCAGAGGAGCTCAAGGCGGCTCTGCTGCAGCCGAGCCCCTCCACGTGTGAAACGGCGTATCTAACGCAGGCCCGACTCCGAGGCCAACGGATAAATAGATGCATGTCTGGAGGAGCGTTAAATACAGCGACGTTACCTCCTTGACCTGCGCCAGCCCCAATAACTGACAGGTTTAAAGCCTGCTCTGCCTTTGAGATGAGTTCACTTTAGAAGATGCACTAGCTGTTCAGCCAGTCTCAGACTTGTACTTTTGCTGTGCACTTTCTCCGTGCCAGAAGGAACTGGGCTTAAAGAGATACAATATGAATCCCttagcatttacattttatttaacgaAGCATCTTTTTCACAGTTTCTGAGTTCTGACCCCACAGACGTAGGACCGTTAACAAGAGGCTGCGTCTGGGACATGGTATCTGAGATTCGGTATCTCTAGGTAAGGTGAGACTGTGACCTCACCCCAAATCAGAGGCAGATTgtattcttctatttctttgtataCTGACCTTTAACACCGTGTCTTGTACCTCGCAGGCACCAGAAATGGTCTGCTTGCTTTGTTTCTGTGAAGCCACGTTTGAGGATCacagaaaatgtgttttctgGCTATGATGAGTCTGGTGTTGTTTGATGCCCTCTCGTGGCCATACCGGGTCCCTCACTCAGCTCACCTGGACACTGCAAGCTTGAGAAAGAGATGCCTGGCACAGAAAGTTCCCTGGGGTGGAAACCGGGGGATGAAACTGGAAAGAATCTCATTGAGGGCAAAGCCAGTGAAACAGTCCCAGAGGAGAAGAGATGTGTTTTCTAAGACTTTCTGAGTCCGTAGTTCAGTTGTAGCGGGAAACCCTTCATCATTTAGAACATGTTCAGGGGCGTAGACTCAAGGTCTGTGAAACTGATTTTTTCAGACCTGGTGGTAGGTGTGGCTTACACCCTGAGGTCGCAAAAACGAGGCTGAGCTGGGAGGAAGACTCAGGTGCTTTTCCTTCTCACCTTCCCCTAACCACCGTGGACCACTTCTG is part of the Vicugna pacos chromosome 33, VicPac4, whole genome shotgun sequence genome and harbors:
- the POU2AF2 gene encoding POU domain class 2-associating factor 2, with the protein product MSGYYGVRRSFLSDSDFHSTKQFASDACSPGVAKPFACEPAAGQGHAALLDPGFPEPCGDHRPAALSPGGGALFGASALPPLLPPPFPGESAHFVLRDSWEQTVPEGLSQPDPVPADALQSLAPSTSCLSQLELGSTAQHRSSSWGAPLAGVQPYSLHALEDLYHTQGYPTPAPYPFTSFMTMSNDPPPKVGPFSPDEGADTSALQDPSPWTKEDGSLTWGAYECRRAY